From the Lolium rigidum isolate FL_2022 chromosome 2, APGP_CSIRO_Lrig_0.1, whole genome shotgun sequence genome, one window contains:
- the LOC124691178 gene encoding ABC transporter F family member 4-like — MARKPSPSAAAAEAADNDSAVASAKPAELLEAAANCDGVQGHALFFDALVQLIPPRFYLSVDDEDRPYYQGLSKSAKAAMKAQSRANIKAARRARLDPAGPPSSTLDLLKKSVADQEAEEEEEEEEEQDKSQDEIQETGDEATTEGDDDGNDDAEEEEEDDGEKEEMLMAPAAVVSEDRSVTYEELRERLHRRITELRGNRCTRPEFLNKPQKEKSKKVKGSKVKNGKDEGTKRKREDADDAEGKDGKKHKKEADGKAPDIVYGNVLVDPKDARRRKKRKIKNKKKELEQAKRMQRAKEDPKKATKMAWDLATRRAAGEKVHDNPTLIRQSMKKDKKRQEKAAEQWKDRQKTVDSKRKEKQSARTENIRERAQEKKARKIEKREKKLMRPGFEGRKEGYVNK, encoded by the coding sequence atGGCCAGGAAACcctcgccctccgccgccgccgctgaggcGGCCGACAACGATTCCGCCGTCGCCAGCGCGAAGCCCGCCGAGCTCCTAGAGGCAGCGGCCAACTGCGACGGTGTCCAAGGGCACGCCCTATTCTTCGACGCCCTCGTCCAGCTTATCCCCCCGCGCTTCTACCTctccgtcgacgacgaggatcgCCCCTACTACCAGGGGCTCTCCAAGTCCGCCAAGGCGGCCATGAAGGCTCAGTCCCGCGCCAACATCAAGGCTGCCCGCCGAGCCCGCCTCGACCCCGCGGGGCCGCCTTCCTCCACCCTTGACCTCCTCAAGAAGTCCGTCGCCGAccaagaggcagaggaggaagaggaggaggaggaggagcaggataaGTCGCAAGACGAAATCCAGGAGACCGGGGACGAGGCAACCACGGAGGGCGACGATGATGGCAACGATGAtgccgaggaggaagaggaggatgatggTGAGAAGGAGGAGATGCTGATGGCCCCGGCAGCAGTTGTTTCCGAAGACCGGTCGGTGACTTACGAGGAGCTTCGGGAGCGGCTTCATCGCCGCATCACGGAGCTCCGTGGGAACCGGTGCACCAGGCCGGAGTTCCTGAATAAGCCCCAGAAGGAGAAGAGCAAGAAGGTGAAGGGTTCTAAAGTGAAGAATGGGAAGGACGAGGGTACAAAGCGCAAGCGTGAGGACGCTGATGACGCAGAGGGTAAGGATGGGAAGAAGCACAAGAAGGAGGCGGACGGGAAGGCTCCAGATATCGTGTATGGCAATGTGTTGGTTGATCCAAAGGAtgcgaggcggaggaagaagaggaagatcaagaacaagaagaaggagctggagcaggctaaGCGGATGCAGAGGGCGAAGGAAGATCCTAAGAAGGCTACCAAGATGGCCTGGGATTTGGCAACAAGACGTGCTGCTGGGGAGAAGGTGCACGATAACCCAACGTTGATTAGGCAGAgcatgaagaaggataagaagaggCAGGAGAAGGCTGCGGAGCAGTGGAAGGACAGGCAGAAGACTGTGGAcagcaagaggaaggagaagcagAGTGCACGGACGGAGAACATCCGGGAGCGGGCACAGGAGAAGAAGGCGCGCAAAATTGAGAAGCGTGAGAAGAAGCTTATGCGCCCTGGTTTCGAGGGTCGCAAAGAAGGATATGTCAATAAGTGA